A region of Paenibacillus sp. JNUCC-31 DNA encodes the following proteins:
- the thiO gene encoding glycine oxidase ThiO, with protein MREGARSIRKRSGYHPRAVSRSRIGSEIRGNLHAETIIVGGGVIGCAIACELATRGHDVLLVERSRIAGGTSCAAAGMLAADSERFTHAVMARLAKESRELLHKQKERISSLSGVEMGLQQYGFITPFRSYSEVSNYKNNRSSNSSDEPFWWDRVSVQQEASWLNRDIYGAYYRPSESEILPVNLTQAYVRAAQAMGARVMEGVQDVRLHIDVNGVQGIRTSIGTMTSKNVIVATGLQGEELMRHAGLILPVLPVKGEIAAVHFSPRHIGYRPDKTVYADDIYIVPKANGEVWLGATSLPGRTDTKVSVQGIQKLFTAATSWVPGMKEAHFLRAWAGVRPSTPDGLPYIGACESIPGLFTAFGHYRNGILLSAITGSLMADIIYGKTSEALGIQDLSPDRMNRKEILQ; from the coding sequence ATGAGAGAGGGAGCAAGAAGTATAAGGAAACGTTCAGGTTATCATCCAAGAGCAGTATCAAGGAGTAGAATTGGATCGGAAATTCGAGGCAATCTTCATGCTGAAACCATTATTGTAGGCGGTGGAGTGATCGGTTGTGCTATTGCATGTGAGCTCGCTACCCGAGGCCATGATGTTCTTTTGGTTGAGCGTTCGCGGATCGCTGGAGGAACTTCCTGTGCAGCTGCCGGGATGCTTGCTGCTGACAGTGAGAGATTCACTCATGCCGTTATGGCGAGGCTCGCGAAGGAGAGCAGAGAATTACTTCATAAACAGAAGGAACGAATCAGTTCACTTAGTGGAGTGGAGATGGGTTTGCAGCAATATGGGTTTATTACTCCCTTTCGTTCATACAGTGAGGTCAGCAATTACAAAAATAACAGATCTTCGAACTCCTCTGATGAACCTTTTTGGTGGGATCGTGTCTCTGTCCAACAGGAAGCATCATGGTTAAACAGGGATATCTATGGTGCATATTACAGACCTTCCGAGAGCGAGATCCTTCCTGTTAATCTCACGCAGGCGTATGTCAGGGCGGCTCAAGCCATGGGTGCAAGGGTTATGGAAGGCGTACAGGATGTCCGTTTGCATATAGATGTGAACGGAGTTCAAGGGATCCGAACTTCCATTGGAACGATGACATCGAAGAACGTCATTGTTGCAACAGGGTTACAGGGAGAAGAGTTGATGAGACATGCAGGGCTGATTTTGCCTGTTTTGCCTGTGAAAGGAGAGATTGCAGCGGTGCATTTCTCACCTCGCCACATCGGATACAGACCTGACAAAACGGTGTATGCAGATGATATATATATTGTCCCAAAAGCCAATGGGGAAGTGTGGCTCGGTGCAACCAGCCTTCCCGGAAGAACAGACACAAAAGTCTCGGTACAGGGGATTCAGAAGCTATTTACAGCTGCGACAAGCTGGGTGCCTGGCATGAAGGAAGCGCATTTTCTCCGGGCATGGGCGGGTGTTAGACCTTCGACTCCGGATGGATTGCCCTACATAGGGGCTTGTGAAAGTATTCCCGGGTTATTCACTGCTTTTGGACATTATCGTAATGGCATACTGCTTAGTGCGATTACGGGCAGCTTAATGGCTGATATAATCTACGGTAAAACTTCCGAAGCGTTGGGAATTCAGGACCTTAGTCCGGATCGTATGAATCGAAAGGAGATATTGCAGTGA
- a CDS encoding thiamine phosphate synthase, with protein sequence MNSFVHAATDVWRWVDYIHIREKKLTLEQQIQWAQSLKKKGVPSNRIIMNGSDQLAKHGVFGGVHWGQAAIHSYDKELGRVDRLRVGVSVHSLEEAKVAEERGADYLFYGHVYASPSKPNCEPRGLASLAEVCTKVSIPVIAIGGIGTENIAAIRTAGAKGAAVISTIWTSNNPELAAASLRRAITNSQKYAEPGR encoded by the coding sequence ATGAACTCTTTTGTGCATGCTGCCACGGATGTATGGCGCTGGGTCGATTATATCCACATTCGAGAAAAAAAACTGACCCTGGAGCAACAGATACAATGGGCCCAAAGCCTGAAAAAAAAGGGTGTTCCATCTAACCGAATCATCATGAATGGCTCAGATCAGCTGGCTAAACATGGGGTGTTTGGTGGTGTGCATTGGGGCCAAGCTGCTATTCATAGCTACGATAAGGAGCTGGGGAGAGTCGATCGGCTTCGCGTAGGGGTGTCGGTTCATTCTCTGGAAGAAGCAAAAGTTGCAGAAGAACGTGGGGCGGATTATCTATTTTACGGGCATGTGTACGCCTCACCCAGTAAACCGAATTGCGAGCCTAGAGGACTTGCTTCGTTGGCTGAGGTATGCACCAAAGTTTCAATTCCAGTGATCGCGATTGGTGGGATTGGAACGGAGAATATTGCTGCTATCCGAACTGCTGGCGCCAAAGGGGCTGCGGTAATCTCTACGATTTGGACAAGCAACAACCCGGAACTGGCAGCAGCTTCATTGCGGCGGGCGATCACGAATTCACAGAAGTATGCCGAACCAGGGAGATGA
- a CDS encoding C40 family peptidase, whose product MKTNIFVQKAVTVGLCATLGFGAVLMTNAPVAQAASASVSTGQQIVNYGKKFTGTPYKFGVSTSTTKNFDCSSFMKYIFKKYGVDLPRTSVKQSKEGVAVSKANLRVGDLVFFSSGSRSTGSNITHVGVYAGNGKVLHTYGSPGVTLSDLNSGHWKKTYIKARRVL is encoded by the coding sequence ATGAAAACAAACATCTTTGTCCAAAAGGCCGTAACCGTCGGGTTGTGCGCTACACTAGGTTTTGGAGCTGTATTAATGACTAATGCACCTGTTGCACAGGCAGCAAGCGCTTCTGTTTCCACAGGGCAACAAATTGTAAATTATGGTAAGAAATTCACAGGAACTCCATATAAATTTGGTGTTTCAACTTCTACTACCAAAAATTTTGACTGCTCTTCTTTTATGAAATACATCTTTAAAAAGTATGGTGTAGACTTGCCGCGTACATCCGTTAAGCAATCCAAGGAAGGCGTAGCAGTGTCCAAAGCAAATCTGCGTGTTGGAGATCTGGTATTCTTCTCCAGCGGTAGTCGCTCCACTGGCTCCAATATTACTCATGTTGGAGTATACGCAGGAAACGGAAAAGTTCTGCACACGTACGGTTCTCCTGGTGTAACGCTTTCCGATTTGAACTCGGGACACTGGAAAAAGACTTATATCAAAGCTCGCCGCGTATTGTAG
- a CDS encoding MoeB/ThiF family adenylyltransferase: protein MTNQTRPSEQADRYSRQERYAPIGKEGQDRLSNSRVLIVGAGALGTGIAETLVRSGIGHVTIADRDYVEWSNLQRQQLYVEQDAIQRMPKALAAEKRLSDINSTVEVVGKVMDVRVDELEELVQSADLIMDATDNFDTRLLINDMSQKYRIPWIYGGCVGSYGITYTFLPGETPCLNCLLGEVPLGGDTCDTSGIIPQAVQMVTANQTAEAMKLLSGNSDALRRKLLSFDVWRNEYISINVDGARKADCPSCGQKATYPYLSASNLEKTDVLCGRDTVQIRPSRQMKLDLQQTAVRLEKLDDGKVEANPFLVSFTTGTYRMVIFQDGRVLVHGTKDTAEARTLVHRYFG from the coding sequence ATGACAAATCAGACACGACCCTCCGAGCAGGCAGACCGTTACTCCAGACAGGAACGGTACGCTCCGATCGGTAAGGAAGGTCAGGACAGATTGAGTAACAGCAGAGTATTAATTGTTGGTGCAGGTGCGCTTGGCACTGGCATTGCAGAGACACTGGTACGTTCAGGTATTGGCCACGTTACCATTGCAGATCGTGATTATGTGGAGTGGAGCAACCTCCAGCGACAACAGTTATATGTAGAACAAGATGCCATTCAGCGAATGCCCAAAGCGTTGGCAGCCGAGAAGCGTCTGTCTGACATTAACTCTACCGTTGAAGTTGTAGGCAAAGTAATGGACGTGAGAGTGGATGAACTGGAAGAATTGGTTCAAAGTGCAGATTTGATTATGGATGCAACGGATAATTTTGATACACGTTTATTAATTAATGACATGTCTCAGAAGTACCGCATTCCCTGGATTTATGGCGGATGTGTCGGCAGTTATGGAATTACCTACACGTTTCTGCCAGGAGAAACCCCGTGCTTAAACTGTTTGTTAGGTGAGGTTCCGTTAGGTGGAGACACCTGTGATACGTCAGGTATTATCCCTCAAGCGGTGCAGATGGTTACGGCAAATCAGACAGCAGAAGCCATGAAGTTACTTAGTGGCAATTCAGATGCCTTGAGACGCAAGTTACTGTCATTTGACGTGTGGAGGAATGAATACATATCCATTAACGTTGACGGTGCCAGAAAAGCAGATTGCCCATCATGTGGTCAAAAAGCTACATATCCGTACCTGTCTGCCTCCAATCTGGAAAAAACAGACGTGTTATGTGGCAGGGATACAGTCCAGATCCGCCCTTCACGCCAAATGAAACTGGATTTGCAACAAACGGCTGTTCGTCTGGAGAAACTGGATGATGGCAAAGTGGAAGCCAATCCGTTTCTGGTCTCTTTTACAACTGGAACGTACCGAATGGTCATTTTTCAGGATGGGCGGGTTCTTGTTCATGGAACAAAAGATACCGCAGAGGCCCGTACACTGGTTCACAGATATTTTGGTTGA
- a CDS encoding winged helix-turn-helix domain-containing protein — MLRDNKKKLTVSKETMQQAYRDRPGEKMKTSMLLVGSGEQVTNIKDVFCAEGYHVELMEWSELKRGSKIPLTELSMIILVNEKNQEDQVKAGLESLVQIGAISPLLVITPKISPELIVEWLDYGANDVMEEPINRNVLMARVRNLLRVFAHVSQEDEEVIVVHDLKVNLRSRRVSRAGEYLMLTPKEYELLEFLARHVNEACARSVILREVWGYDFAMDTNVVDVYIKHLRVKVDKGRDMKLIHTVRGVGYMLHTE; from the coding sequence ATGCTACGTGATAACAAGAAGAAATTGACCGTTAGCAAGGAAACCATGCAGCAAGCGTATAGAGACAGGCCGGGTGAAAAAATGAAAACATCCATGTTACTGGTTGGCAGCGGAGAGCAGGTTACAAATATTAAAGACGTATTTTGTGCTGAAGGATATCATGTTGAACTAATGGAATGGTCTGAATTGAAGCGTGGTTCCAAAATACCATTGACGGAACTGAGCATGATCATATTAGTTAATGAAAAAAATCAGGAAGATCAGGTGAAGGCTGGACTGGAATCGTTAGTACAGATTGGCGCGATTTCTCCACTTCTTGTTATAACTCCCAAGATCTCTCCTGAATTAATTGTGGAATGGCTAGACTATGGCGCTAACGATGTGATGGAAGAGCCAATAAATCGTAATGTGCTGATGGCCAGAGTGCGAAATCTGTTACGTGTGTTTGCACATGTCTCACAGGAAGATGAAGAAGTCATTGTAGTGCATGATCTAAAAGTGAATCTGCGTTCACGTCGAGTGAGCCGAGCAGGTGAATATCTAATGCTTACTCCGAAAGAATACGAATTGCTGGAATTTCTTGCCCGTCACGTCAACGAGGCATGTGCGCGGAGCGTCATTTTAAGAGAAGTGTGGGGATATGATTTTGCAATGGATACCAATGTGGTAGACGTATATATCAAACATTTGCGGGTAAAGGTGGATAAGGGGAGGGACATGAAATTAATTCATACGGTTCGTGGAGTCGGCTATATGCTGCATACCGAATAA
- a CDS encoding ABC-F family ATP-binding cassette domain-containing protein — protein sequence MSLLSVENVSHNFGDRTLFKNVSFRLLAGERVGLVGANGVGKSTLMNILTGKLLKDEGKVEWTPKVRYGYLDQHTKLTPGKTIRDVLKEAFLPLLELEKEMMSITDQMADADPDKLELLLEEMGDIQEQLEQGDFYLIDVKVEEMANGLGLSAIGLDRDVAALSGGQRTKVLLAKLLLEKPTALLLDEPTNYLDVEHIEWLTRYLKDYPYAFILISHDTEFMNEVVNVIYHLEFAKLTRYAANYNKFLEMADMNKAQHIDAYEKQQEFIKKQEDFIQRNKARASTSGRAKSREKQLGKIERIDRPDEAAKPTFKFKDARASSKTVFEGIDFEIGYSYALLPKMTMTIERGEKIAIVGCNGVGKSTLLKTILGKIPPISGKTFLGDYLETAYFEQEVRAGNITPIEDVWNEFSHLTQNEVRGHLARCGLKNEHITRPLNALSGGEQAKVRLCKLLMRESNWILFDEPTNHLDVTAKAELKRALQEFKGTVLLVSHEPEFYESWVTKTWDVEAWSEKQ from the coding sequence ATGAGTTTATTGTCAGTTGAGAACGTGAGTCACAATTTTGGCGACCGCACGTTATTTAAAAATGTTTCTTTTCGTTTACTCGCCGGAGAGCGTGTAGGCCTTGTTGGTGCAAATGGTGTGGGCAAGTCCACATTGATGAACATCCTTACCGGGAAATTGTTAAAGGACGAAGGGAAGGTTGAATGGACCCCAAAAGTTCGCTATGGATATCTGGATCAGCATACCAAGCTCACGCCTGGAAAAACGATTCGTGATGTGCTCAAAGAGGCGTTCCTGCCCTTGCTTGAGTTGGAAAAAGAAATGATGTCCATCACGGATCAGATGGCAGACGCCGATCCGGACAAGCTTGAATTGTTGCTGGAAGAAATGGGTGACATTCAGGAACAATTAGAGCAAGGTGATTTTTATCTGATTGATGTGAAAGTGGAAGAGATGGCGAATGGACTTGGCTTGTCCGCTATCGGTCTGGATCGTGACGTGGCCGCGCTTAGTGGTGGTCAACGTACGAAGGTATTGCTTGCCAAGCTCTTACTGGAGAAACCAACGGCTCTTCTGCTGGATGAGCCAACGAACTATCTCGATGTGGAACACATTGAATGGCTGACGCGTTACCTGAAGGATTACCCGTATGCGTTTATTCTGATTTCGCATGATACGGAGTTTATGAATGAGGTCGTTAACGTTATATATCATCTGGAATTTGCCAAGTTGACGCGTTATGCAGCGAACTATAACAAATTCCTTGAAATGGCCGACATGAATAAGGCGCAGCATATTGATGCTTATGAGAAACAGCAGGAATTTATCAAGAAGCAGGAAGATTTCATTCAGCGGAACAAAGCCCGCGCTTCCACTTCCGGTCGTGCCAAGAGCCGTGAGAAGCAGCTTGGCAAGATTGAACGGATCGATCGTCCAGACGAAGCAGCCAAACCCACATTCAAATTCAAGGATGCCCGGGCGAGCAGCAAAACCGTCTTTGAGGGTATTGATTTTGAAATTGGATATTCATATGCATTATTGCCCAAAATGACGATGACGATTGAGCGTGGTGAGAAAATTGCCATTGTTGGGTGTAACGGTGTAGGTAAATCAACTCTGCTGAAGACCATCCTTGGGAAAATCCCGCCAATCAGCGGTAAGACATTCTTGGGTGACTATCTGGAAACAGCCTATTTCGAACAAGAAGTACGTGCAGGTAATATTACTCCGATCGAAGATGTGTGGAATGAATTTTCTCATCTGACACAGAATGAAGTCCGGGGCCATCTCGCACGATGTGGATTGAAAAATGAGCATATCACCCGTCCGCTTAACGCGCTTAGTGGTGGAGAACAGGCAAAAGTTCGTTTGTGTAAGCTTCTTATGCGTGAAAGCAACTGGATTTTATTCGATGAGCCGACCAACCATTTGGATGTGACAGCCAAAGCAGAGCTAAAACGCGCCTTGCAAGAATTCAAGGGTACCGTGTTGCTCGTATCACATGAACCTGAGTTCTATGAAAGCTGGGTAACCAAAACATGGGATGTTGAAGCTTGGTCCGAGAAACAATAG
- the thiS gene encoding sulfur carrier protein ThiS: MNIIVNGQTMQIEDSLNRVDKLLHSFNLQVKTVVVELNRQILTREYHETTALRDGDRIEIVHFVGGG, from the coding sequence GTGAATATCATTGTCAACGGACAAACCATGCAAATTGAAGATAGCTTAAATCGTGTGGACAAATTGCTCCATTCGTTTAATCTGCAAGTAAAAACCGTAGTGGTTGAATTGAATCGGCAAATTTTAACGAGGGAATACCATGAGACGACGGCATTAAGAGACGGAGATCGGATTGAAATTGTACATTTTGTGGGAGGCGGTTAA
- a CDS encoding thiazole synthase translates to MLKIGNYTFGSRLLLGTGKFSDLDVQSQAVEAAGTEVLTFAVRRLNLEDRNKQHFLDTLDLKRYTLLPNTAGASTAEEAVRIAELARASGLCDMIKVEVIGDGITLLPDPIETYKACEILLEKGFTVLPYISDDVILAKRLQLLGVHAVMPGASPIGAGRGIINPYNLEIIIEQAVVPVIVDAGLRAPKDAAHAMELGADGVLLNTAVSGSGDPVKMAKAMRMGVEAGRMAYEAGMIPIKRYAAASSPAEGMVHT, encoded by the coding sequence ATGTTGAAGATTGGGAATTATACGTTCGGATCTAGACTACTTCTGGGTACAGGCAAATTTTCGGATTTGGACGTGCAGAGCCAGGCGGTTGAAGCGGCAGGTACGGAAGTGTTAACGTTCGCTGTTCGGCGTTTGAATCTGGAAGATCGAAACAAACAACATTTTCTGGACACGCTGGATTTGAAAAGGTATACCCTGCTTCCCAATACAGCGGGTGCTTCAACGGCAGAGGAGGCAGTGCGAATCGCTGAACTTGCCCGGGCTTCAGGACTTTGTGATATGATAAAAGTAGAAGTCATCGGCGATGGAATCACATTGCTTCCTGACCCGATTGAAACGTATAAAGCATGTGAGATATTGCTTGAAAAGGGATTTACGGTACTGCCTTATATCTCGGATGATGTTATTTTGGCCAAGCGATTGCAACTACTCGGTGTACATGCTGTCATGCCTGGGGCTTCACCCATAGGGGCAGGGAGAGGAATTATTAATCCCTATAATCTGGAGATAATTATTGAACAAGCCGTCGTTCCTGTCATTGTGGATGCAGGGCTTCGAGCACCCAAAGATGCGGCTCATGCGATGGAATTGGGAGCAGACGGTGTATTGTTGAATACGGCTGTCTCCGGATCGGGAGACCCTGTGAAGATGGCTAAGGCCATGAGAATGGGGGTTGAAGCAGGCAGAATGGCTTATGAGGCAGGCATGATTCCCATTAAGCGTTACGCGGCAGCAAGTAGTCCGGCGGAAGGAATGGTTCATACATGA